The DNA sequence aattttttcctatctccttcctaaacctaaatttttcaagcttgaacccgttatttcttgttctaccctggttgctgatctattcgagaaccaattttttcctatctccttcctaaacctaaatttttcaagcttgaacccgttatttcttgttctaccctggttgctgatcctaagaattttgcttacatctcccttgttataacccttataccacttaaagacttctatcaggtcccctcttaacctacgtctctctagagaatgtaaatttaaccgcttcaacctcgcttcgtaaggaatactcctcatcccctgtatccttttagtcattctcctctgtactgattctaatagacctatatctttcctgtaatgtggggaccagaactgcacagcgtagtctagatgaggtctgaccagcgccaagtataactttaatattacttccggccttctacttttaacactcctaaaaatgaatcctagtaccctatttgccttgtttctggcttctatgcattgtttccctagacggagttcagagctaactataactcctaaatctttctcgtaccctgtacctaccagagtttgggtgtttaatgtgtacctattgtgtgggtttcctctacctacgctaaggaCTTTGCATTTATCGATATTAAATTGCAATTTATCGATATTAAATTGCAATTTATCGAtattaaataacaaatgaaCTCCTGGCCTCTGTACAGCTGAGATGCCAAAGTTTAGCGTGGCTTCTACCTTTTCGAGTTTCATCATTCCCTCTATAGTTCTTACCGCCACGCTGAAATCAAGCGTTGAATTACTCTTGACTGGAAATTACAGTAAGACGAGAACTATTTAACTAGAGTAACCCTAGACAATCTGATGCAACGAAACTAAAATCTAATAGATATGTTTGTTGAACTATttattccctccatcccttcttccctcccgtctCTACACAAATGTGAcgttatttcttcccttccctgcatcTCGGAATTATAAACTAGACTCTCCATGGCTGCCGCTGAAACACAGGCAGGACATGTTACACAAAGGCTTATCGTGCTGCccttccttgctcttccaggACGATAGAAGCTCCACCGCAGCATATCAAGCAGGACAACAGCATAAGAGGGGATGCACTACAGCCACGCGGGGTtctggaaaaaggaagaaacagatgaTCCAGTCAGTATTCATGAGGTGACGCATAAAGGTTCATTAAGGCGCATAAaggtattaaaattcttcgtaatgatgtttttcatgccctcgctggcctaaaccctcggaaggcttatggacctgatggggtccctcctattgttctccgaaactctgcctccgtgcttgcaccttgcctagtcaaactctttcagctctgtctgtcaacatctacctttccttcttgctggaagtttgcctacattcaacctgttcctaaaaagggtgaccgttctagtccctcaaactaccgtcctattgctttaatttcctgcttatctaaagtttttgaatctatcctcaacaggaagattcttaaacatctatcacttcacaaccttctatctgatcgccagtatgggttccgtcaaggccgctctactggtgatcttctggctttccttactgagtcttggtcatcctcttttagagacttcggtgaaacttttgctgttgccttggacatatcaaaaacctttgatagagtctggcacaaagctttgattttcaaactaccctcctacggtttctatccttctctctgtaacttcatctcaagtttcctttctgaccgttctattgctgctgtggtagacggtcactgttcttctcctaaatctattaacagtggtgttcctcagggttctgtcctgtcacccactctcttcttattattcattaatgatcttctaaaccaaacttcttgtcctatccactcctatgctgatgataccaccctgcacttttccacgtcttttcatagacgtccaacccttcaggaggtaaacatatcacgcagggaagccacagaacgcctgacttctgatctttctaaaatttctgattggggcagagcaaacttggtatagttcaatgcctcaaaaactcaattcctccatctatcaactcgacacaatcttccagacaactatcctcttttcttcaatgacactcaactgtccccctcttctacactgaacatcctcggtctgtcctttacttataatctgaactggaaacttcacatctcatctctagctaaaacagcttctatgaagttaggtgttctgagacgtctccgccagtttttctcacccccccagctgctaactctgtacaagggccttatccgtccatgtatggagtatgcttcacatgtctgggggggttccactcatactgctgttctagacagggtggaatcaaaagcttttcgtctcatcaactcctctcctctgtcttcagcccctctctcaccgccgcaatgttgcatctctagctgtcttctaccgctattttcatgccaactgctcttctgatcttgctaactgcatgcctcccctcctcccgcggcctcgctgcacaagactttcttctttctctcactcctattctgtccacctctctaacgcaagagttaaccagtattctcaatcattcatccctttctctggtaaactctggaactccttgcctgcttctgtatttccaccttcctatgacttgaattccttcaagagggaggtttcaagacacttatccaccaatttttgaccactgctttgacccttttaagggactggcatccaccaatttttgaccactgctttgacccttttaagggactggcatttcagtgggcatttttttttttattagatttttgttgcccttggccagtatccttcctacataaaaaaaaaaaaaaaaaaaaagcatgaggATGTGGAATCAGCGTCTTCCGGCTCGAGGCAGCAAGTTGAGACGCCGTGACTCAAGCGGTGGCAGCTCCGAACGTAGACTTCGCCAGCTTCACGGTGAGGTTCGCTTCCTGCAGACGGCTGAGCACATTCTGGGACCTTAGAGGGCCggaacactcatgagaactccATCCTGTTTGTAAAAGGCAGGGTAATGAGTAATTTGATCTGGAGGGATAACCTTGTCATGAAATTGAGTCAAAGTAGTGTCTTCCTGTTGAGCCTCAGTGAGAAGTTTTTCAGAAAATATTTGATTGAGTTCAAGTGGGGATGGGCTCTTCTTTGGAAGTGAGAAAGACTGATCAGATTTCCTTGCTTGTGCACGAATAGTGGCACAAACAGGGAATAAGCCTGGTTGTTGCTCTTCTAACTGTACAGTGGGGTTATCCATCAGCATTGTGTCACTAATTACCAAAGGGGGAGTCACCTTACTGCCAGCTAGGTCATTAGCGAGGAGTAGTTGAGCATTAGGGATGGGTAAGGCTGGTTCTTCACTAACTCCTATTATCACTTCACCTCTTACTAGTGGGCTATCAAGATGTACTTTAGCTAATGCAATGGGGAAGGGGTCATGgaagtcttttaaatataccttttcaccTGTGTAACACTGTTCAATACCAGGGACTGCTGACTTCAGCACTAgggactgagctgaacaggtgtCTCTTGACAATCTTAACTGGGTGATCCTTGTTATCAATGCTGATGGTGCCTACAGACCTGAAAGGCTCAAACAAGTCTTTaggtacagggaaggagggaagagcttgTATGGAAGCAACTGGCTTGGCAGGATATGTTTGAGCTACCTTGCACTTGGGATTAGGACAGTTCTTTATGAGGTGCCCCGGCTGTTtacaaaaagcacaaaatagaGGTGGTCGAGTACTACTGCCGGTCATTTTACCAACCCCTGAGTTACCCGAGTTTATCTTACCACTAGGAGTCTCGGTCAGCTTGTCTGAGGTTGCCTTGCGATTCACCAGGGAGAAAAGGTCCGCTAACTGAGCGACTTTGAGaagatctgtttcttctttgttggtgatgtgTAACATTACTGAGTAAGGGAGCTTACGCATGAACTCTTCTAAGGCTAAGAGATTTACTAATTCGTCGTACGTGGTTATCGCGGCTGACTTAAGCCAACGCTTGAGAGCCCTCAGTTTCTCTGAGGCAAACTCTAGATAGGTTTGTTGCGGAGTTTTGAACATTTTTCGAAAAGACTGACGGTATCCTTCTGTGGTAATGGAGTACGCCGCTAGGATGCCCTGTTTGACACAGTCGTAATCCGTGTTGTTTTCGAGGCCGTTCAAAATAGTTAAAGCCTTTTGGCTGAGTTTGGGTTTAAGAAGCCAAGGCCAGTCTTCTCGGGGCAGTTCAAAATGTACTGCTGTGTCCTCGAACTGTCCAAAGAAAGTTTCGGGGTCTTTGTCAGAGAACTGAGGGAGTAGTGAGAGATATTTAGTTAACTTTTGTTTGAGGTCAGCTGTGGTGGTTGATCGAGATTTTAATTGTGCGAGTTGGGTCTCgtggattctttctttttctctctcctctctttctttttcctccttttcttttacatatgccagatctctttccgctttttctttttgaaaagCTAGTTCTTCTcgccttagttctctctcttctctctctctttctcttgctgccaTTAGTTTCAGCTTTTCGAGTTCGAGCATTAAACTGGCGTCGTGCTGTGAAGCAGCACTAGTGGCTTCACCTCCAAGGTGAACCAGGATTTGAGTTCGGAGTTCTTCCTTCCGAATGTCAGACGGATATGAGAGATCAAACTGTCGGGCTATGTACTTTAAATCATTCTTTGTCACTTTGGCAGTTTGTAGCTCCGCCACAGAAGGATTACTGCAAAATGCGTCCAAGTTTAACTCATGCGACATGATTAATGAGCGTGATTAATGAGCGTGAGGTCAATTGAACCAAATCAAGTGTGTCTGAGCCCTACACTGAAACCTGATCCAAGACCTAGGTTCGCCACCACGAGTCGGAAGGACCCGCGTGAACGACAGGTTCGAAACCACGAGTCGGAGGGAAATGAGTTGACCCGCGTGCATCGACAGAGACTCGTTTTTGAGTCTAGTTGAGTCAAGCTTAGCAACGCCTTAACTGTGCTTCTGAAGAGGCAACGAATCGAAGAAGTGTAGCGATAACCACTGCCCCAAAATGACTACCATAGAACTAACACTTAAGCACTTGTAATGGCTTGCCGTATTCGCTGCTTTCAAGCAAAGAGTGGAACGCAAGTTCCCAAGTTTTAAGGAGTCTCGGAGTTCGGGGTGAAGGTCACTACTAGGGGAATCGAAGGTCACTACTAGGGGAATCGAACCGACATTAAAGCAACACTGGAAATcaattgttaggtttttaaCGCTTTTATGACTAGACGCCGGTACCTCGCGTACTTTTAAAgcggaaaaacgcaaaaattcaccaacaaagaaataagcacaacttcatatacactcgagagcatGAAACGAACTAGTGtagttatatgtatgtgtaaacaTGTGTAATATCCCGGATGGGCCCCCaattgttacgtgtgagcatacactgaactctaggggatggaccatgaaggggtgttgctcacactaacaatggaagggttaaaagaaaagagaaaaggagacattttaactgctatttaatatcttaaagttaacccttaaattaagtaacaatacaaaattgaagattatttaagtaagtaaaagtaacaaggagtggcaatctgaactggactgaataacttaaaagactggttcagttaataacttaagccaagttagtaaatgcatatagatacaaattacaaaaataaacacctttacatatacataatagaaaataaatataaatgtgtttgtgtgtgtgtgtgtgtgtgggtgtgtaacactggtgtaactcttaccaccgctctcgagtgtatatgaggctcccagcgtatgccaaggcgacctcagagctgtagcgacccttggaggagactgaagctcgatggaactccacccctcgttatcggcttggtagcctgctagaggtcacgtatccagtatgcctcaagctatacacgtggcagcgccacgagttgagaggcaggcac is a window from the Scylla paramamosain isolate STU-SP2022 chromosome 26, ASM3559412v1, whole genome shotgun sequence genome containing:
- the LOC135113859 gene encoding uncharacterized protein LOC135113859, with protein sequence MSHELNLDAFCSNPSVAELQTAKFSDKDPETFFGQFEDTAVHFELPREDWPWLLKPKLSQKALTILNGLENNTDYDCVKQGILAAYSITTEGYRQSFRKMFKTPQQTYLEFASEKLRALKRWLKSAAITTYDELVNLLALEEFMRKLPYSVMLHITNKEETDLLKVAQLADLFSLVNRKATSDKLTETPSGKINSGNSGVGKMTGSSTRPPLFCAFCKQPGHLIKNCPNPKCKVAQTYPAKPVASIQALPSFPVPKDLFEPFRSVGTISIDNKDHPVKIVKRHLFSSVPSAEVSSPWY